From Toxorhynchites rutilus septentrionalis strain SRP chromosome 2, ASM2978413v1, whole genome shotgun sequence, a single genomic window includes:
- the LOC129766806 gene encoding uncharacterized protein K02A2.6-like, translating to MDKTTAGDVIKELSVMFSRYGIPALLKADNAPQFSSECIEFKEFCDSHGVKLSNTIPYWPQSNGEVERQNRSILKRLRIAHELGRDWREELCHYLLTYHSTKHPTTGKSPAEIMFGRRIKSKLPTISTFQEEAEVRENDAIIKQKGKEYADRRRGAKESEIEEGDEVLVKRMRKSNKLDTDFANEEFVVCHKKGTDTKLQLPVQPEPTDGSGSDALWENVAHSEPAPDVEAVIPGSEVITPTASTERIRKQPAKFRDYLPH from the exons ATGGATAAAACAACTGCGGGTGATGTGATAAAGGAACTGTCGGTTATGTTTAGCCGATACGGGATTCCGGCATTGCTAAAAGCTGATAATGCTCCACAGTTCAGCTCGGAATGCATTGAGTTCAAAGAGTTCTGTGATTCACACGGCGTGAAGCTTTCGAACACAATTCCGTATTGGCCTCAATCGAACGGGGAAGTCGAGCGACAAAATCGTTCCATCCTCAAAAGGCTTCGCATTGCGCATGAGCTTGGACGTGATTGGAGGGAAGAACTATGCCATTACTTACTAACCTACCACTCCACTAAACATCCCACAACTGGGAAGTCCCCTGCTGAGATCATGTTTGGGCGTCGCATCAAGAGTAAGCTACCAACAATCTCGACTTTTCAAGAAGAGGCGGAAGTGAGAGAAAACGATGCTATAATTAAACAAAAAGGTAAAGAGTATGCAGATAGGCGACGTGGAGCAAAGGAGAGCGAAATAGAAGAAGGAGATGAAGTGTTGGTAAAACGGATGAGGAAATCGAACAAGCTTGATACAGATTTTGCGAATGAGGAATTTGTCGTTTGTCATAAGAAAGGCACAGATACA AAACTTCAGCTTCCAGTCCAGCCGGAACCTACAGATGGCAGTGGATCAGACGCACTGTGGGAGAATGTCGCTCACTCAGAACCTGCACCTGATGTAGAAGCAGTTATTCCTGGATCCGAAGTGATTACTCCAACCGCATCAACGGAGCGGATCAGAAAGCAACCAGCGAAGTTCCGTGATTATTTGCCGCATTGA